The following are encoded together in the Streptomyces sp. NBC_00358 genome:
- a CDS encoding FAD-dependent oxidoreductase has protein sequence MNRFEEAGENGLHTPVLIVGGSLVGLSTSLFLGRLGVPHILVERHAGTSIHPRGRGNNVRTMEIFRVAGVQRRIEEAASVLADNHGILQTPTLVGDAGEWLFKEIDPGGGLARFSPGAWCLCSQNDLEPVLLASARELGADLRFSTELLSFEQDSEGVTAKVKSRETGEHTTIRADYLVAADGPRSPVREALRIGQTGPGDLFHNVSLTFTSRGLADVVGDRRFIVCYLTDPAADGALLPVDNKEHWVFHAPWHPEHGETLEEFTDERCVEHIRRAVGVPDLDVEITGRAAWHAAERVAERYAQGRVFLAGDSAHEMSPTGAFGSNTGIQDAHNLAWKLSAVLAGWAGPGLLKSYDAERRPVAEATSARASSRSVEHSHPGYTPEPGAGGQGGPGGRKGGILNVALAYRYPRGAVLGADPAVPVVPEGVRLTGEPGTRAPHLWLTRAGARISTLDLYERSLVLLSSADGAGAWHAAASDTARQLSVPLDSYRIGGGSEADLVPAGDTDWAAVHGVTAEGAVLVRPDGFVAWRSEGPAKDPRTTLRKALLALLDQA, from the coding sequence ATGAACCGATTCGAAGAGGCCGGCGAGAACGGTCTCCACACGCCCGTCCTCATCGTGGGCGGCTCTCTGGTGGGCCTGTCCACGTCGCTGTTCCTGGGGCGGCTCGGCGTGCCGCACATCCTCGTCGAGCGCCACGCGGGGACCTCGATCCACCCGCGCGGGCGCGGCAACAACGTGCGCACCATGGAGATCTTCCGGGTGGCCGGGGTGCAGCGGCGCATCGAGGAGGCCGCCTCGGTCCTCGCGGACAACCACGGCATCCTGCAGACGCCGACCCTGGTGGGCGATGCCGGGGAGTGGCTGTTCAAGGAGATCGACCCGGGCGGCGGGCTGGCCCGGTTCAGCCCGGGCGCCTGGTGCCTGTGCAGCCAGAACGACCTCGAACCCGTACTGCTGGCGAGCGCCCGGGAGCTGGGCGCCGACCTGCGGTTCTCCACGGAGCTGCTGTCGTTCGAGCAGGACTCCGAAGGAGTGACGGCGAAGGTCAAGAGCCGGGAGACCGGTGAGCACACCACGATCCGCGCGGACTACCTCGTCGCGGCGGACGGTCCGCGCAGCCCCGTCCGCGAGGCGCTGCGCATCGGGCAGACCGGGCCGGGCGACCTGTTCCACAACGTGAGCCTCACGTTCACCTCCCGCGGACTCGCGGACGTCGTCGGTGACCGGCGGTTCATCGTCTGCTATCTGACCGATCCGGCGGCCGACGGTGCTCTGCTGCCGGTGGACAACAAGGAGCACTGGGTCTTCCACGCCCCCTGGCATCCCGAACACGGCGAAACCCTGGAGGAGTTCACCGACGAACGCTGCGTGGAGCACATCCGGCGGGCGGTCGGCGTGCCGGATCTCGATGTGGAGATCACCGGCAGGGCGGCGTGGCACGCGGCCGAGCGGGTCGCCGAACGGTACGCGCAGGGACGGGTGTTCCTGGCGGGCGACTCGGCCCACGAGATGTCACCCACCGGGGCGTTCGGCTCCAACACCGGTATCCAGGACGCGCACAACCTCGCCTGGAAGCTGTCCGCCGTACTGGCGGGCTGGGCCGGCCCCGGACTGCTGAAGTCGTACGACGCCGAGCGCCGGCCGGTGGCGGAGGCGACGAGCGCACGCGCCTCCTCGCGCTCGGTCGAGCACAGCCACCCCGGGTACACCCCGGAGCCCGGAGCCGGCGGGCAGGGCGGCCCCGGCGGCAGGAAGGGCGGCATTCTCAATGTGGCGCTCGCCTACCGCTACCCGCGGGGCGCTGTCCTGGGCGCCGATCCGGCCGTTCCGGTCGTGCCCGAGGGTGTACGGCTGACGGGCGAGCCGGGGACCCGGGCACCGCATCTGTGGCTGACCCGCGCCGGCGCCCGGATCTCCACCCTCGACCTGTACGAGCGTTCCCTGGTGCTGCTGAGCTCGGCGGACGGCGCCGGCGCGTGGCACGCGGCGGCGAGCGACACGGCCCGGCAACTGTCCGTCCCGCTCGACTCGTACCGGATCGGCGGCGGGTCGGAGGCGGACCTGGTCCCCGCGGGCGACACGGACTGGGCGGCGGTCCACGGCGTCACCGCCGAGGGTGCGGTACTGGTCCGCCCCGACGGCTTCGTCGCCTGGCGGTCCGAGGGCCCCGCCAAGGACCCCCGTACGACCTTGCGGAAGGCCCTGCTCGCGCTCCTGGACCAGGCCTGA
- a CDS encoding SDR family NAD(P)-dependent oxidoreductase: MTNARIALVTGANQGLGLALVEGLAARLDRGDLVLLTGRDAHRVADAVARVDASAATVSRVEGRVLDVTDTRAVRELAAELGARHGGVHIVVSNASAMLTPERSQSEQADAFIDVANGGAHAVLRSFGPVLRPGGRLVVVASSLGTLGHLDARFHPLFDGVPLDGVEAAVESWRAAVHAGTAVGLGWPRWINVPSKVAQVAAVRAVAAERREADLARGTLVAAVCPGLVDTPLSRPWFSDFSQAQTPARAAVAILDLLLREKTDPAQYGELVRFGEVLPWHAGRPPRHQERLLDS, from the coding sequence ATGACCAACGCACGCATCGCCCTCGTCACCGGAGCCAATCAGGGGCTCGGCCTCGCGCTCGTCGAAGGGCTCGCGGCCCGGCTGGACCGTGGCGACCTGGTCCTGCTCACCGGGCGCGACGCCCACCGGGTCGCCGACGCCGTCGCGCGGGTCGACGCCTCCGCTGCCACCGTGAGCCGGGTGGAGGGCCGTGTCCTCGACGTCACCGATACGCGGGCCGTGCGGGAGCTGGCGGCCGAACTGGGCGCGCGGCACGGCGGGGTGCACATCGTGGTGTCCAACGCGAGCGCGATGCTGACGCCCGAACGGTCGCAGTCGGAGCAGGCCGACGCCTTCATCGACGTGGCCAACGGGGGCGCGCACGCGGTGCTGCGCTCGTTCGGCCCGGTGCTGCGTCCCGGTGGACGGCTCGTCGTGGTGGCCAGTTCGCTGGGCACGCTGGGCCATCTCGACGCCCGGTTCCACCCGCTGTTCGACGGTGTCCCGCTCGACGGGGTGGAGGCGGCGGTCGAGAGCTGGCGGGCCGCCGTGCACGCGGGCACCGCGGTCGGACTCGGCTGGCCCCGCTGGATCAACGTGCCGTCCAAGGTGGCCCAGGTCGCCGCCGTGCGGGCGGTCGCGGCCGAGCGCCGGGAGGCGGACCTGGCCCGCGGGACGCTGGTCGCGGCGGTCTGCCCGGGACTCGTCGACACGCCGTTGTCGCGCCCGTGGTTCTCCGACTTCAGCCAGGCGCAGACCCCGGCGCGGGCCGCCGTCGCGATTCTCGATCTGCTGCTGCGCGAGAAGACCGATCCGGCGCAGTACGGCGAACTGGTGCGGTTCGGTGAGGTGCTGCCGTGGCACGCGGGGAGGCCGCCGCGTCACCAGGAGCGGCTTCTCGACTCGTAG
- a CDS encoding NPP1 family protein — translation MTRSSRTRKVSLVLGSAVALVVAFPGSALADPPTALPGNADGLESTFQPAFDYDTDGCYPTPAIGPDGTINPGLNPSGALNGHCHDSWDLDNTNGYSREKCNNGWCAIIYGLYMEKDQAVVGSGLGGHRNDWEHVVVWVQDNEAKYVSTSAHGSFKIYPRDQIRWDGTHPKVVYHKDGIGTHCFRPANTNDEPPENSYHTWQFPTLVGWNGYPAGLRDKLSAYDFGSAVFGLKDGNFNSHLAKAEPAGIAFDPNA, via the coding sequence GTGACAAGAAGCTCGCGGACCCGCAAGGTCTCGCTCGTCCTCGGCAGCGCCGTCGCGCTGGTCGTCGCCTTCCCGGGCAGCGCCCTCGCCGACCCGCCGACCGCCTTGCCCGGGAACGCGGACGGACTGGAGTCGACGTTCCAGCCGGCCTTCGACTACGACACCGACGGCTGCTACCCGACCCCGGCCATCGGCCCCGACGGCACCATCAACCCCGGCCTCAATCCCTCCGGGGCCCTGAACGGCCACTGCCACGACTCCTGGGACCTCGACAACACCAACGGGTACTCCCGCGAGAAGTGCAACAACGGCTGGTGCGCCATCATCTACGGCCTCTACATGGAGAAGGACCAGGCAGTCGTCGGCAGCGGCCTCGGCGGCCACCGCAACGACTGGGAGCACGTCGTGGTGTGGGTCCAGGACAACGAGGCCAAGTACGTCTCCACGTCGGCCCACGGCAGCTTCAAGATCTACCCACGGGACCAGATCCGCTGGGACGGGACGCACCCCAAGGTCGTCTACCACAAGGACGGCATCGGCACCCACTGCTTCCGCCCCGCGAACACCAACGACGAGCCGCCGGAGAACAGTTACCACACCTGGCAGTTCCCGACGCTGGTCGGCTGGAACGGCTACCCCGCCGGGCTGCGCGACAAGTTGAGCGCGTACGACTTCGGCAGTGCCGTGTTCGGCCTCAAGGACGGCAACTTCAACTCCCACCTGGCGAAGGCCGAACCGGCCGGCATCGCGTTCGACCCCAACGCCTGA
- a CDS encoding maleylacetate reductase, whose product MTTPPNTPLDFSYETRPARVVFRPGAAVTATPGEAARLGLHRVLVVCGSRGADVARSVADALGDSCVGVHTGARMHVPVEVADEAVEVARAAGADGCVAVGGGSAIGLGKAIALRTGLPLIAVPSTYSGSEMTSVWGLTEGGAKRTGRDSSVQPRCVVYDPELTLGLPVPLSVTSGVNALAHAVEALYAPDASPLVSLMAEEGVRAMTGALPDVAAAPGDPEARARALYGAWLCGACLGATTMGLHHKLCHVLGGTFGLPHAETHTVVLPYALAYNAPAAPQAIAVLSRAMDTDDVPRAVRELARGLGAPGTLAELGLKEADLVRAATQVAAESYPNPREVTANGVLGLLTAAYEGWEPRSENSWGDGAQA is encoded by the coding sequence TTGACCACCCCGCCCAACACTCCGCTCGACTTCTCCTACGAGACCCGGCCCGCCCGCGTCGTCTTCCGGCCCGGCGCCGCGGTGACCGCGACGCCGGGGGAGGCCGCACGGCTCGGGCTGCACCGGGTGCTCGTGGTGTGCGGCAGCCGGGGCGCGGACGTCGCCCGGTCGGTGGCGGACGCGCTCGGCGACAGTTGCGTGGGGGTGCACACCGGCGCCCGGATGCACGTACCCGTCGAGGTCGCCGACGAGGCGGTCGAGGTGGCGCGGGCGGCCGGTGCCGACGGCTGTGTCGCCGTCGGCGGCGGCTCCGCGATCGGCCTCGGCAAGGCGATCGCGCTGCGCACCGGCCTGCCGCTGATCGCCGTGCCCTCCACCTACTCCGGTTCCGAGATGACGTCGGTGTGGGGACTGACCGAGGGCGGGGCCAAACGCACCGGCCGCGACTCCTCCGTACAGCCCCGGTGCGTCGTCTACGATCCCGAGCTCACCCTCGGCCTCCCGGTCCCGCTCTCGGTGACCAGCGGCGTCAACGCCCTCGCGCACGCGGTCGAGGCGCTGTACGCCCCCGACGCCTCCCCGCTGGTCTCCCTGATGGCGGAGGAGGGCGTACGGGCGATGACGGGCGCCCTTCCCGACGTGGCGGCGGCCCCCGGCGATCCGGAGGCGCGCGCCCGGGCCCTGTACGGCGCCTGGCTCTGCGGTGCCTGCCTCGGCGCTACGACCATGGGTCTGCACCACAAGCTGTGCCATGTCCTCGGCGGCACCTTCGGTCTGCCGCACGCCGAGACCCACACCGTGGTCCTCCCGTACGCCCTCGCCTACAACGCGCCCGCCGCTCCGCAGGCGATCGCCGTCCTGTCGCGGGCCATGGACACCGACGACGTCCCCCGCGCCGTGCGGGAGCTCGCGCGAGGCCTGGGTGCTCCCGGTACCCTCGCCGAACTCGGCCTGAAGGAAGCCGACTTGGTCCGCGCCGCGACCCAGGTCGCCGCGGAGTCGTATCCCAACCCCCGCGAGGTCACCGCGAACGGTGTCCTGGGTCTGCTGACGGCGGCCTACGAGGGTTGGGAGCCGAGGAGCGAGAACTCCTGGGGCGACGGGGCCCAGGCGTAG
- a CDS encoding dioxygenase family protein, with product MATEYTTDITDAVVDSFEGTADPRLRELLGALTRHLHAFVRETRPTAGEWESAVGFLTATGRMCTDTRQEFILLSDVLGVSMLMETLNGDRDPGATESTVLGPFHMTESPVLELGATIDLVGTGEPCVVSGRVLSGDGTPLPGAVLDVWQADGEGFYDVQRPEVQPPGNGRGLFTADAEGRFRFRTCVPSPYPIPTDGPVGALLRATGRHPWRPAHIHFIASAEGHAPVTTHIFVAGSPYLDSDAVFAVKKSLVQDFAETDDPSLAREFGVTNPFRHAHFELVLEPA from the coding sequence ATGGCCACGGAATACACCACGGACATCACCGACGCTGTCGTCGACAGCTTCGAGGGCACGGCCGATCCCCGGCTGCGGGAACTGCTCGGCGCGCTCACCCGCCATCTGCACGCCTTCGTCCGCGAGACCCGGCCGACCGCGGGGGAGTGGGAGAGCGCGGTCGGCTTCCTCACCGCGACCGGCCGGATGTGCACGGACACCCGGCAGGAGTTCATCCTGCTGTCGGACGTGCTCGGCGTCTCCATGCTGATGGAGACGCTGAACGGCGACCGCGACCCGGGCGCGACGGAGTCGACGGTCCTCGGCCCGTTCCACATGACCGAGTCGCCCGTGCTGGAACTCGGCGCGACCATCGACCTGGTCGGCACCGGCGAGCCGTGCGTGGTCAGCGGCCGGGTACTGTCCGGTGACGGGACTCCGCTGCCCGGCGCGGTCCTCGACGTGTGGCAGGCGGACGGCGAGGGCTTCTACGACGTGCAGCGGCCGGAGGTCCAGCCGCCCGGCAACGGACGCGGGCTCTTCACCGCGGACGCCGAGGGCCGCTTCCGCTTCCGCACCTGTGTGCCGAGCCCCTACCCGATCCCCACCGACGGCCCGGTCGGAGCCCTGCTCCGGGCCACCGGTCGGCATCCCTGGCGCCCCGCCCACATCCACTTCATCGCCTCGGCCGAGGGCCACGCCCCCGTCACCACGCACATCTTCGTGGCGGGCAGCCCGTATCTGGACTCCGACGCCGTCTTCGCCGTCAAGAAGAGCCTCGTCCAGGACTTCGCCGAGACCGACGATCCGTCGCTGGCCCGGGAGTTCGGCGTCACGAACCCGTTCCGGCACGCCCACTTCGAACTCGTACTGGAGCCGGCTTGA
- a CDS encoding excisionase, with product METPSDWEDRLARWQNELELFERLDETPWVTLAKAEAETGVSRSALRSWYRNGEIRSRLVDGPNGPQRLVQLDAVIERAAASPRIQRRAEREVSLEAQVTLLRHRVDQLELRLAALERK from the coding sequence ATGGAGACACCGTCGGACTGGGAGGACCGGCTCGCGCGCTGGCAGAATGAGCTGGAGCTGTTCGAGCGGCTGGACGAGACACCCTGGGTCACGCTGGCCAAGGCGGAAGCCGAGACCGGTGTCTCCCGCTCGGCCCTGCGGTCCTGGTACCGCAATGGCGAGATCCGGTCCCGGCTGGTGGACGGTCCGAACGGGCCGCAGCGCCTGGTCCAGTTGGACGCGGTGATCGAGCGCGCCGCCGCATCACCGCGCATTCAGCGCAGGGCGGAGCGGGAGGTCAGCCTGGAAGCCCAGGTCACCCTGCTTCGGCACCGGGTTGACCAGCTTGAGCTGCGGCTGGCCGCGCTGGAGCGGAAGTGA
- a CDS encoding Clp protease N-terminal domain-containing protein — translation MSFERFTVEARKVVVTAQEEARLLKHHHIGTEHILLGLLDATDSTAAKVLHQLGYDKETAQIDIAAVVKPGTQELSGHIPFAPRAKKTLELALREAQQLHHTCIGTEHILLALVREGEGVGARVLAERISPISRIRAAVLASAEGPQDVAAGPWPAGTSATEDTVSAASALAGGAPVGSHHLLEAMLRAENSMAAKVLRELGVDPDAVAAKIDELDPETTTDANPEEAAARKMEIRLVDDEVHLILRDPATVTAAKKVTELSNGPIQGVGPVAGMFVPLWRSTNELLQQIQRVLEPEPGDEDGSAASNVAKVVRTALAPRLRR, via the coding sequence ATGTCATTTGAAAGGTTCACGGTGGAAGCCCGCAAGGTGGTCGTCACGGCTCAGGAGGAGGCGAGGCTGCTCAAGCACCACCACATCGGCACGGAGCACATCCTGTTGGGGCTGCTCGACGCGACGGACAGCACGGCGGCGAAAGTCCTGCACCAGCTCGGGTACGACAAGGAGACGGCGCAGATCGACATCGCCGCGGTGGTCAAGCCCGGCACGCAGGAGCTGAGCGGCCATATCCCGTTCGCGCCGCGCGCGAAGAAGACGCTGGAACTCGCCCTGCGCGAGGCGCAGCAGCTGCACCACACCTGCATCGGTACGGAACACATCCTGCTCGCCCTGGTCAGGGAAGGCGAGGGCGTCGGCGCGCGGGTACTTGCCGAGCGGATCAGTCCGATCAGCAGGATCCGTGCCGCGGTGCTGGCGTCAGCGGAAGGACCGCAGGACGTCGCGGCCGGCCCATGGCCGGCCGGCACATCCGCCACCGAGGACACCGTGTCCGCCGCCAGCGCGCTGGCCGGTGGCGCACCGGTCGGCAGTCATCACCTGCTTGAGGCGATGCTGCGGGCGGAGAACAGCATGGCGGCCAAGGTGCTGCGGGAACTCGGGGTCGACCCGGACGCGGTCGCCGCCAAGATCGACGAACTGGATCCGGAGACGACCACGGACGCGAACCCGGAGGAGGCCGCCGCGCGCAAGATGGAAATCCGGCTGGTCGACGATGAGGTCCACCTGATCCTGCGGGACCCGGCAACGGTCACGGCCGCCAAGAAAGTCACCGAGCTGTCCAACGGCCCGATCCAGGGCGTCGGGCCGGTGGCCGGCATGTTCGTCCCGCTCTGGCGGTCGACCAACGAGCTGCTGCAACAGATCCAGCGTGTGCTGGAACCGGAACCCGGAGACGAGGACGGATCCGCCGCGAGCAACGTGGCCAAGGTCGTGCGCACGGCCCTCGCGCCCCGGCTCCGCCGGTGA
- a CDS encoding NUDIX hydrolase family protein, with the protein MSDLTETTPGWLSRDELESARARMPILYVEAVPVRVDDNGEVTHIGLLLRIGPDGTVSRSLVSGRVLHHEKVRDALLRHLEKDLGPVALPRIPASLHPFTVAEYFPTLGVTPFHDPRQHAVSLAYIVPVTGDCRPRQDALDLVWFSPEEAASPVVTDDMPGGHGVLLKQALAYVGRIA; encoded by the coding sequence ATGTCTGACTTGACCGAAACCACGCCCGGCTGGCTGTCCCGTGACGAACTGGAGTCGGCCCGCGCCCGCATGCCGATCCTGTACGTCGAAGCCGTACCGGTACGCGTCGACGACAACGGCGAGGTCACCCACATCGGGCTCCTGCTGCGTATCGGTCCGGACGGGACGGTCAGCCGCAGCCTCGTCTCCGGCCGGGTGCTGCACCACGAGAAGGTCCGCGACGCCCTGCTGCGCCATCTGGAGAAGGACCTCGGCCCGGTGGCTCTCCCCCGGATCCCGGCCTCCCTGCATCCCTTCACCGTCGCCGAGTACTTCCCGACGCTGGGTGTCACCCCGTTCCACGACCCGCGCCAGCACGCCGTGTCCCTGGCGTACATCGTGCCGGTGACGGGCGACTGCCGCCCCCGGCAGGACGCCCTCGACCTGGTCTGGTTCAGCCCGGAGGAGGCCGCGTCCCCGGTGGTCACGGACGACATGCCGGGCGGTCACGGGGTCCTGCTGAAGCAGGCACTGGCGTACGTCGGACGGATCGCCTGA
- a CDS encoding crotonase/enoyl-CoA hydratase family protein, protein MSDEVLVERRDGVQIITINRPQAKNALNLAVAQGIADAVDELDASDDLRVGVLTGAGGTFSAGMDLKAFLRGESPAIEGRGLAGITITPPKKPLIGAAEGWALAGGFELLLACDLVVAGETARFGVPEVTRSLVAAAGGALLLPRRIPYAVAMEMLLTGDPITARRGAEVGLVNRLVPEGKALEGALELAARVASAGPLAVAATKRIARSSADWTLAEGWEEQERIIAPVFVSEDAREGAAAFAEKRSPVWSGR, encoded by the coding sequence ATGTCGGACGAAGTCCTGGTCGAACGCCGCGACGGCGTGCAGATCATCACCATCAACCGGCCGCAGGCGAAGAACGCCCTGAACCTGGCCGTGGCCCAGGGCATCGCGGACGCCGTGGACGAGCTGGACGCGTCCGACGACCTCCGGGTGGGCGTCCTGACGGGCGCCGGCGGAACGTTCTCCGCCGGGATGGACCTCAAGGCGTTCCTCCGCGGCGAGAGCCCCGCGATCGAGGGCCGGGGTCTGGCGGGCATCACGATCACCCCGCCGAAGAAGCCCCTCATCGGCGCGGCCGAGGGCTGGGCGCTGGCAGGCGGGTTCGAGCTGCTCCTCGCCTGCGACCTGGTGGTCGCGGGCGAGACGGCCAGGTTCGGCGTCCCGGAGGTGACCCGCTCCCTGGTGGCGGCCGCCGGTGGCGCACTGTTGCTGCCGCGCCGCATCCCGTACGCCGTCGCCATGGAGATGCTCCTCACCGGCGATCCGATCACCGCGCGGCGTGGCGCGGAGGTCGGCCTGGTCAACCGCCTGGTGCCCGAGGGCAAGGCCCTGGAGGGCGCGCTGGAGCTCGCCGCGCGGGTGGCGTCGGCCGGCCCGCTCGCGGTCGCCGCGACGAAGCGGATCGCCCGCTCCAGCGCGGACTGGACGCTGGCCGAGGGCTGGGAGGAGCAGGAGAGGATCATCGCGCCGGTGTTCGTCTCCGAGGACGCCCGTGAGGGCGCCGCCGCGTTCGCGGAGAAGCGCAGCCCGGTGTGGAGCGGCCGCTAG
- a CDS encoding TetR/AcrR family transcriptional regulator, giving the protein MAPKSPQKARILRAAAELFAEHGYHGTGMAQLEAAVGLQRGALYHHIGNKEALLFEISASQLRVMVEIALDIEKRVEDPEERFRELARTLMENIADHVLEWTVHYRDFTALTGPLMETVLDLRKQYEQVWRRTLDAGIDAGDFKPLPEAVALKGILGMFNYSYVWLKKDAGLPPREIADVFCDTFLAGILRSAPSNG; this is encoded by the coding sequence ATGGCCCCCAAGTCACCTCAGAAAGCTCGGATTCTGCGTGCTGCGGCGGAGTTGTTCGCCGAACACGGCTACCACGGCACCGGGATGGCTCAACTCGAGGCGGCTGTCGGGCTCCAGAGAGGTGCGCTCTACCACCACATCGGGAACAAGGAAGCACTGCTCTTCGAGATCAGCGCCTCCCAGTTGCGTGTCATGGTCGAGATCGCGCTCGACATCGAGAAGCGCGTGGAGGATCCCGAGGAACGGTTCAGAGAACTGGCCCGGACGCTGATGGAGAACATCGCCGACCACGTTCTCGAATGGACCGTCCACTACCGGGACTTCACCGCGCTCACGGGACCGCTCATGGAAACCGTGCTCGATCTGCGCAAGCAGTACGAGCAGGTGTGGCGGCGCACGCTCGACGCGGGCATCGACGCCGGGGACTTCAAACCGCTGCCCGAGGCCGTGGCGTTGAAGGGAATCCTCGGAATGTTCAACTACTCGTACGTCTGGTTGAAGAAGGACGCCGGACTTCCGCCGCGCGAGATCGCGGACGTCTTCTGCGACACCTTCCTCGCGGGCATCCTGCGATCCGCGCCGTCGAACGGCTGA
- a CDS encoding phosphotransferase family protein, whose product MTDQEEIETRLTAAWGAPVTATVPSALPGGASRQTMRFTAETEGRSRDLVLRRDLSGPAGAETMDLEAKVMAAAAAAGVPVPELVDSGASLGGNPYIVMSLVEGEVIPRRLLRDDAYATARETLAAQFGAIAARIHTMSPDTLGGLDRQEPIAALRALAERWDSPRPSVELAIRWLEDHPVPAVADTVVHGDLRNGNAIVGPEGIRAVLDWELVHRGDPVEDLGWLCVKAWRFGSALPVGGFGTRAQLLDGYEEVAGWRPTDAQLHWWEVYSTLRWVLICRQQAAVHLEGEEDSLEHAVIGRRVCEAEFDLLLTLGLTRPEKAEDVLAAVDAAESETVGTGAAPHDAPDADHLLAVVERTLARGELGSQGSARYLARVAANALRIVRRELLLAAEVTERHRGRLDGLGFATDRDLAEALRSGAVTPVNPRVVQAVVGTVRDKLLVANPAYLGRPDAPEEG is encoded by the coding sequence ATGACTGACCAGGAGGAGATCGAGACGCGCCTGACCGCCGCCTGGGGCGCCCCGGTGACGGCCACCGTCCCCAGCGCCCTGCCCGGCGGAGCCAGCCGGCAGACCATGCGCTTCACCGCCGAGACCGAGGGCCGCTCCCGCGACCTGGTCCTGCGGCGCGACCTGTCGGGTCCGGCCGGTGCCGAGACCATGGACCTGGAGGCCAAGGTCATGGCCGCCGCCGCCGCGGCCGGGGTCCCGGTCCCGGAGCTGGTGGACAGCGGGGCGTCGCTCGGCGGCAACCCCTACATCGTGATGAGCCTTGTGGAGGGCGAGGTGATCCCCCGCCGACTGCTGCGCGACGACGCCTACGCGACGGCACGGGAGACCCTCGCGGCGCAGTTCGGTGCCATCGCCGCGCGCATCCACACGATGTCCCCCGACACCCTCGGCGGGCTCGACCGGCAGGAACCCATCGCCGCACTGCGCGCCCTCGCCGAACGGTGGGACTCGCCCCGGCCCTCGGTCGAACTCGCGATCCGCTGGCTGGAGGACCACCCCGTGCCGGCCGTCGCCGACACCGTCGTCCACGGAGACCTGCGCAACGGCAACGCCATCGTCGGCCCCGAGGGCATCCGCGCGGTCCTGGACTGGGAATTGGTCCACCGCGGGGACCCGGTCGAGGACCTCGGATGGCTGTGCGTGAAGGCCTGGCGGTTCGGTTCGGCGCTCCCGGTCGGCGGGTTCGGCACCCGCGCACAGCTCCTCGACGGGTACGAGGAGGTGGCGGGCTGGCGCCCGACCGACGCGCAACTGCACTGGTGGGAGGTCTACAGCACACTGCGCTGGGTGCTGATCTGCCGTCAGCAGGCCGCCGTACACCTGGAGGGCGAAGAGGACTCGCTCGAACACGCGGTGATCGGCCGGCGGGTGTGCGAGGCGGAGTTCGACCTGCTGCTCACGCTCGGACTGACGCGGCCGGAGAAGGCCGAGGACGTGCTGGCCGCGGTCGACGCCGCGGAGTCCGAAACGGTCGGCACGGGCGCCGCGCCCCACGACGCCCCGGACGCCGACCACCTGCTCGCCGTGGTCGAGCGCACCCTCGCGCGCGGTGAGCTCGGTTCGCAGGGCAGCGCCCGCTACCTCGCCAGGGTCGCGGCCAACGCCCTGCGGATCGTACGGCGGGAGCTCCTGCTCGCGGCCGAGGTCACCGAGCGGCACCGCGGACGGCTGGACGGCCTCGGGTTCGCGACGGATCGGGACCTCGCCGAAGCCTTGCGCTCCGGCGCCGTGACACCTGTGAACCCCCGCGTGGTTCAAGCCGTCGTCGGGACGGTGCGGGACAAGCTGCTCGTGGCCAACCCGGCGTATCTCGGTCGGCCCGACGCGCCGGAAGAGGGCTGA